The sequence below is a genomic window from Terriglobales bacterium.
CGATGCGATGGTCGAGCAGGATGACGCAATCGGCCACGTATTCTTCCAGTCCGTGCCGCGTGAGGCTGCCGTCACCGCGCTCCGCGGTAACGATCGCGGTAACGCCCCGATCTTTCAGCCAGCGGAACAGCCGGGACAGTTCGCTGCGGACGATGACCGAATTCTGGAACACACTGAATAACACTTCGATGGTATCCAGCACCACCCGCTTGGCGCCCACGGCGTCAATCGCGTCCCCCAAGCGGATGAACAGTCCTTCCAGGTCATATTCACCGGCTTCCTGCAGCTCCGCCCGGTTGATTTGCACGGAATCGATACAAAGCTTTCGCTCTTCAATAAGACGCGGAACGTCGAAGCCGAGCGAGGCCACATTTACCGCCAGCTCCGGCGCGGTCTCTTCAAACGCCAGGTACACTCCGGGTTCGTCGAAATCCCGCGCGCCGCGCACCAGGAACTCCATCGCCAACAGCGTCTTGCCGCTGCCGGCGCCGCCGCAAACCAGCGTCGGGCGGCCGCGGGGAAGGCCTCCTGCCGTGATTTCATCCAGGCCCGCGATTCCGGTCGCGCACTTTTGCAAAGCCACTTCCGTCCTGCAATTTTGTTGGGCAAGCTCCATGGCATTTCCTCAGAGAAACCGTAGCACCGCCGGGCGGCGTTGGAGCACGCCACGGCGGACCTTGCGCGCGTTGATTTCCTGTTTCTGCTGATGTCCCGAAATGAATTGCAGGCTTTGGCAAGCGCTTCCGGTCTGCTCGCCGCATCAGCGGCGGCCTGCGAGCGCGCCTTCCGATTCGGCGGAGCGAGCGGCTTCGGCCTCATCGGTAGGCAGAATGATGGTGAACCTGCTCCCCTGTCCCGGCTGGCTGGTGGCCTGGATCGTCCCTCGGTGTTGGACGGCGATCTTGCGGCAGATCGCCAGCCCGATTCCCGTCCCCTCGACGTTCTCGCGAACATGCAAGCGTTGAAAAGGCCGGAAGATACGATCGGCGTACTGTTCCTCGAACCCGATGCCGTTGTCGCTTACAAACAGTTCGACGTATCCGTCCTGGCGCGAGCGGCTGCCGACCTGGATGCGGGGAGCCCGTTCCGGGCTGCGGTAGGACAGCGCATTGGAAAGCAGGTTGTAGAACAGGCGATACATCTGCACGCGGTTGGCCCGGATGGTCGGCAATTCACCAACTTCCACCTGCGCGGCCGCAGCCTGAATTCCTGCCGAGAGTTCGTTGCTTACCTGCGCCACCAGCTCGGACAAGTTCACCCGCGTGAAGGGTTGCGTTTGCGCCGCGATCTGCGAATAGGAGAGCAGGGCCTCGATGATCTCGGCCATGCGCACAGCCCCTGCCCCGATCCGGCTCATGCTGTGCCGCACTGCATCGTCGGCGGCCCTCCCGAGCTGCGCTTGCAGCTGGTCGATGAACAAGCGGATCTTTCGCAGTGGTTCTTGCATGTCATGGGAGGCGATCGAAAGAAATTCCTGCAGTTCCAGGTTGCTGCGCTCCAGTTGTGCCGCGTATTCCTTCAGCTTAGATTCCGCTTGCAGGCGTCGCCGATCCGATTCCATATCGCGCAGGGCAAGTTTGACCGCGTGCGGCAGGCGCGCGAGATTCTCTTTCAGCACGTAGTCCGATGCGCCGGCTTTGATGCACTGCACAGCCATCTGGTCCCCCAGCGAGCCGGTCAGCAGAATGACAGGAGTCTGCCTGCCGGTTTCGCGCAGAATACGAATAGCATCCAGCCCGGTCCAGCCCGGCAGGCCGTAATCGGTGATTACGATGTCGTAATCGTGCTGCGAAATTAGCCGAGCAAAATCCTGTTGCCGGTCGGTTGCGTCCACCTGGACATCGAACCCGTCCCGCTGCAATTCCTTGCAGCTCAGCTCGATGTCGGCGCGCGAGTCTTCCACGAACAGGACGCGCAGTCGCCTCCCGCTTCTGATCTCAGCTGTCATCGAATGCCACTCGCTCATAACGGCGCTTTCGCGCCGGCTTAACTCCCCGCTCCAATCGGACTGGGCGTCGCCGCCCTGGGCGCACTCTCAACCGCCGGCATTTCGTTCAGCAGAAGCCAGTAAAGGCCGACCTGCTTCACGGCCTCCTGGAATTGCGCAAAATCCACCGGCTTCTGAATGTAACTGTTGACTCCCAGCCGGTAGCTTTCCACCAGGTCCCGCTGTTCGCGGGAGGACGTAAGGACGACGACAGGGATCATTCGTGTCCTGGCGTTTTGCTTGATCTGCCGCAGGACCTCCAATCCGTCAACCTTGGGCAGCTTCAGGTCCAACAGAATCAGGTACGGAACCGCGCCATCCTGCCGATGGCAATACGCTCCCCGGCCGAAGATGAAATCAAGCGCTTCGGCGCCGTCGCGAACCACGTGGATGTTGTTGCACAGGTTCTCCTTCTCCAGCGAACGCGTGGTGAGTTCCACATCCCTGGGATCGTCCTCGACCAGCAAAATTTCAGTTGGCAATTGCGACTTCATAGAGCTCCTCGCTTGACGCTTGTGACTCGGCACACCCGAGTGTGAAATAGAAGGTTGCGCCCCGATCGGGTTCCGCCTCTGCCCAGATGCGGCCCCCATGCCGATGGATAATTCGCTGAACTATGGCCAGACCAACGCCCGTGCCTTCGAAGTCTTCGGTGCGGTGGAGACGCTGAAAAATTCCAAAAAGCTTGTCGACATAGCGCATGTCGAAGCCCACGCCGTTGTCGCGCACAAAGAACACCGCTTCGCCGCCGACGCGTTGTCCCCCGACTTCGATCACCGCCGGATCGCGCGGGCGCGTAAACTTCACCGCGTTCCCCAGCAGGTTGGCGAATATTTGTCGGAGCAGGACCGGATCGCCGACGGCTTCCGGCAGCCCGGAAATCTTCCACTCAATCGCGCGCTGCCCGATTTCAGGAGCAAGTTCGTGCCGCACCGCATCGACAATGGAGTTGAGCGCCACCGGCTGCGGATGCAACGCCTGCCGGTTCATGCGCGACAACTCCAGCAGGTCGTCCACCAACTCTCCCATGCGACGCGCCGCGTCGCGGATTTCGTCCACATAGTGCCGGCTGGTCGGGCTCAGTGCTCCCCCATTTTCTTCCAGCAGCAGCTTGGCGAATCCGCTCAGATGGCGAAGTGGCGCCCTCAGGTCGTGGGATACGGAATAGGTAAACGCTTCCAATTCCTTGTTGGCGGCCTGTAATTCGGCGGTCCGCTGCTCGACACGCAGTTCCAGTCCCTCATTCAGTTTCCTGACCTCGTCTTCCGCGCGCTTGCGCGCGGTGATGTCGCGGGCGGCGGCGAACACGCCGATGACCTTTCCGCTTTCGTCGCGGTACACCGACGCGTTGTACAGCACCGACATCGTGGTCCCCGTGCTGTGCCGCAATTCCAGCGGGTAATCGCGCACCAGCCCTTCTCGAAAGACCTGTTCGTACCCGGCTTGCGCCTGTGCCGGATCGGTGAAGTACTCGCTAAAGTCCGTGCCAATCAGCTCTTCCCGGCTTCGGCCGGTGGCCGCCTCGGTCCCCGCATTCACGTCGGTAATCTTCCCGTCCGGACCGATGGTCACCAGCGGGTCGAGGCTGGCTTCGATGAGGCTGCGGTTATAGGCATTGGCGCGGCGCACTGCCTTCTCGGCCGCTTTGCGCGCGGTGATGTCGCGGGCGGCGGCGAACACGCCGATGACCTTTCCGCTTTCGTCGCGGTACACCGACGCGTTGTACAGCACCGACATCGTGGTCCCCGTGCTGTGACGCAACTCCAGCGGATAATCGCGCACCAGCCCTTCTCGAAAGACCTGTTCGTACCCGGCTCGCGCCTGTGCCGGATCGGTGAAGTAGTCGCTAAAGTCCGTGCCAATCAGCTCTTCCCGGCTTCGGCCGGTCGCCGCCTCGGTCCCCGCATTCACGTCAGTAATCTTTCCGTCCGGACCGATGGTCACCAGCGGGTCGAGGCTGGCTTCGATGAGGCTGCGGTTATAGGCATTGGCGCGGCGCACTGCCTTCTCGGCCGCTTTGCTGGCGGAGATATCGCGCACGATAGTAGATGCTCCGGTGACCTCGCCGCGCGCGTTCTTGGTCGGCGACAACGTCGCGGAGACCTCCACGCGTCTGCCGTCCTTGCACTGGCGGACGGTTTCGTGGTGCTCAATCCTTTCCCCGCGCGCGATCCGCTGCAGCAGTCCGCAAAATTCAGCATGGTATTCGGTCGGTACGACCGCCATCACCGAACGCCCGACCATTTCCGCCGCGGTGTAGCCATACAGTCGCTCGGCCCCCTGGTTCCAGGTCAATACGGTTCCGTCCAGGGTCTTGCTGATGATGGCGTCGTCGGAGGACTCGACGATGGCGGCCAGCCGCCGCGCCGCCTGCTCCGCCCGTGTCCGCTCGGTGATGTCGCGCGCCGCGGCGAAAACGCCCTCGACTTCGCCCGCTTCATTCCGGAAGACGCTGGCGTTGTAGAGCACCTCCGTGACCACGCCGTTCGCGCTGCGAATCGCCAGCGGATAATCGCGCACCAATCCTTCAGAAAACGCCTGCTCGTACCCGCGTCGGGCGCGGTCGGGCTCGGTGAAGTAATCGGCGAAATCGCTTCCAATCAGCCGCTCGCGGGACAAGCCGGTAGCGTTTTCGGTTGCATGATTCACATCCGTGATCAGGCCGTCGCGGCTGATGGTGACCAGGGGATCCAGGCTGGCCTCGATCAGGTTGCGGGCATATTTCGCCGCCTTGCGAGGCTGCTCCTCCATTATTTTTTGTTCCGTCACGTCCGTGCTCGTCCCGGTCACCCGCACCGCTTGTCCTGCCTCATTGCGATGAATTTCTCCCTGCCAGACCAGGTGCCGCGCTTCCCCTCCCGGGCGGACAATCCGGGATTCGAAGGAATATGAATTCTCGCCGGCCAACGCCTTGCGGATGGTGGCTTCCACGCGGCCGCGGTCCAGGTCGTGTACCGCTCGCAGGAACAGCTCATGCGTGGGCGCGACCGAACCCGGCTCCAGTCCGAAATTTCGAAACTGCTGATCGGACCAGGTTTGGGTGTTGTCGAGGACATTCCAGTCCCACGCCCCCAGGCGGGCCATGCGCACCGCGTTGTTCAACCACGCTTCGTTCCGCAGAAGGGGCTCGAAGGCGGCGCGGGCCTGGGCGATCTCCTGCGAAGCCCTGGCGCGGGCAACTTCCACTTCCTTGGCCAGCAGCCTCTCGCGGATGGCGCGATATTCGGCCTCAAACTGCTTACGGCGAAGTTGCGCCCGCACTCTCGCCTTTAACACTTCGAAGTCGCTGGACTTGGGAACGTAGTCGTCGGCGCCGGCGTTGATGCCCTCCA
It includes:
- a CDS encoding ATPase domain-containing protein, which gives rise to MALQKCATGIAGLDEITAGGLPRGRPTLVCGGAGSGKTLLAMEFLVRGARDFDEPGVYLAFEETAPELAVNVASLGFDVPRLIEERKLCIDSVQINRAELQEAGEYDLEGLFIRLGDAIDAVGAKRVVLDTIEVLFSVFQNSVIVRSELSRLFRWLKDRGVTAIVTAERGDGSLTRHGLEEYVADCVILLDHRIVEQVSTRRLRIVKYRGSLHGTNEYPFLIGANGFSVLPVTSL
- a CDS encoding ATP-binding protein is translated as MTAEIRSGRRLRVLFVEDSRADIELSCKELQRDGFDVQVDATDRQQDFARLISQHDYDIVITDYGLPGWTGLDAIRILRETGRQTPVILLTGSLGDQMAVQCIKAGASDYVLKENLARLPHAVKLALRDMESDRRRLQAESKLKEYAAQLERSNLELQEFLSIASHDMQEPLRKIRLFIDQLQAQLGRAADDAVRHSMSRIGAGAVRMAEIIEALLSYSQIAAQTQPFTRVNLSELVAQVSNELSAGIQAAAAQVEVGELPTIRANRVQMYRLFYNLLSNALSYRSPERAPRIQVGSRSRQDGYVELFVSDNGIGFEEQYADRIFRPFQRLHVRENVEGTGIGLAICRKIAVQHRGTIQATSQPGQGSRFTIILPTDEAEAARSAESEGALAGRR
- a CDS encoding response regulator, whose protein sequence is MKSQLPTEILLVEDDPRDVELTTRSLEKENLCNNIHVVRDGAEALDFIFGRGAYCHRQDGAVPYLILLDLKLPKVDGLEVLRQIKQNARTRMIPVVVLTSSREQRDLVESYRLGVNSYIQKPVDFAQFQEAVKQVGLYWLLLNEMPAVESAPRAATPSPIGAGS
- a CDS encoding PAS domain S-box protein encodes the protein MRPQVLIVDDSLTVRMDLQEKFESIGFAATTCATLSTARKALKERPYALVILDVLMPDGSGIDLLQEIKSSPGTAALPVILLSTEAEVRDRVRGLRTGADEYVGKPYDTGHVLARARQLVGDVKTEVETSGSKLLLIDDSPTFRNEFKLVLEKAGYTVVAAETGEEGLRAAVTNRPDAVIVNGVLPGPLDGSAVIRRLKDDVTLRDIPCLLLTAEESTGDELRKLEAGADAYVRKATDVDVILARIVALVRSLSPRAGETGVTGLLGPKKILAVDDSSTYLHELAEELHKEGYDIIAARSGKEAIELLEVQPVDCILLDLVMPGLSGQETCHIIKNTPAWRNIPLLILTAVQDSKAMVEGINAGADDYVPKSSDFEVLKARVRAQLRRKQFEAEYRAIRERLLAKEVEVARARASQEIAQARAAFEPLLRNEAWLNNAVRMARLGAWDWNVLDNTQTWSDQQFRNFGLEPGSVAPTHELFLRAVHDLDRGRVEATIRKALAGENSYSFESRIVRPGGEARHLVWQGEIHRNEAGQAVRVTGTSTDVTEQKIMEEQPRKAAKYARNLIEASLDPLVTISRDGLITDVNHATENATGLSRERLIGSDFADYFTEPDRARRGYEQAFSEGLVRDYPLAIRSANGVVTEVLYNASVFRNEAGEVEGVFAAARDITERTRAEQAARRLAAIVESSDDAIISKTLDGTVLTWNQGAERLYGYTAAEMVGRSVMAVVPTEYHAEFCGLLQRIARGERIEHHETVRQCKDGRRVEVSATLSPTKNARGEVTGASTIVRDISASKAAEKAVRRANAYNRSLIEASLDPLVTIGPDGKITDVNAGTEAATGRSREELIGTDFSDYFTDPAQARAGYEQVFREGLVRDYPLELRHSTGTTMSVLYNASVYRDESGKVIGVFAAARDITARKAAEKAVRRANAYNRSLIEASLDPLVTIGPDGKITDVNAGTEAATGRSREELIGTDFSEYFTDPAQAQAGYEQVFREGLVRDYPLELRHSTGTTMSVLYNASVYRDESGKVIGVFAAARDITARKRAEDEVRKLNEGLELRVEQRTAELQAANKELEAFTYSVSHDLRAPLRHLSGFAKLLLEENGGALSPTSRHYVDEIRDAARRMGELVDDLLELSRMNRQALHPQPVALNSIVDAVRHELAPEIGQRAIEWKISGLPEAVGDPVLLRQIFANLLGNAVKFTRPRDPAVIEVGGQRVGGEAVFFVRDNGVGFDMRYVDKLFGIFQRLHRTEDFEGTGVGLAIVQRIIHRHGGRIWAEAEPDRGATFYFTLGCAESQASSEELYEVAIAN